Proteins encoded in a region of the Streptomyces sp. PCS3-D2 genome:
- a CDS encoding magnesium and cobalt transport protein CorA yields the protein MFGVIVDCAIYRDGRRAEGPQDFSDALDQARTSGDAFLWIGTYEPTEAEFDHVRREFGLHPLAVEDALKAHQRPKLEVYDDSLFVVLKPVLYDEATDTVSAGELMLFIGDCFVVTVRHGEGAPLTAVRHRLEHEPDVLRHGPTAVLYAVADAVVDHYIEVAAELQSDLEELEAEVFTPNAPDTRNTAARIYGFKRQVLEFRRATNPLLAPMERLAFGEVPFVHEHARPFFRDVADHLTKASEYIEGLDRLLSDALAAHLAQTGLRQNDDVRKISAWAAIAAVPTMVAGIYGMNFAHMPELRQWWGYPAVLALMAGACLGLHRMFRRRGWL from the coding sequence ATGTTCGGCGTGATTGTCGACTGCGCGATCTACCGGGACGGTCGCCGCGCCGAGGGTCCCCAGGACTTCTCGGACGCTCTGGACCAAGCCCGGACGAGCGGTGACGCCTTCCTGTGGATCGGCACGTACGAGCCGACGGAAGCGGAGTTCGATCACGTCCGCCGGGAGTTCGGCCTGCACCCGCTGGCGGTGGAGGACGCCCTCAAGGCCCACCAGCGCCCCAAGCTGGAGGTGTACGACGACTCGCTGTTCGTGGTGCTGAAGCCGGTGCTGTACGACGAGGCGACCGACACCGTGTCCGCGGGCGAACTGATGCTGTTCATCGGCGACTGCTTCGTCGTCACGGTCCGGCACGGCGAGGGGGCCCCGCTGACCGCCGTGCGCCACCGGCTGGAGCATGAGCCGGACGTACTGCGGCACGGCCCGACGGCCGTGCTGTACGCGGTCGCCGACGCGGTGGTGGACCACTACATCGAGGTGGCGGCCGAACTCCAGTCGGACCTGGAGGAGCTGGAGGCTGAGGTCTTCACCCCGAACGCCCCGGACACCAGGAACACGGCCGCCCGGATCTACGGTTTCAAGCGGCAGGTGCTGGAGTTCCGGCGGGCGACGAACCCGCTGCTGGCGCCGATGGAACGGCTGGCCTTCGGCGAGGTGCCCTTCGTCCACGAACACGCCCGGCCGTTCTTCCGCGACGTCGCCGACCACCTCACCAAGGCGAGCGAGTACATCGAGGGCCTGGACCGGCTGCTGTCGGACGCGCTGGCCGCGCACCTCGCCCAGACGGGTCTGCGGCAGAACGACGACGTGCGGAAGATCTCGGCCTGGGCGGCGATCGCGGCCGTCCCGACGATGGTCGCCGGGATCTACGGGATGAACTTCGCCCACATGCCCGAGCTGCGCCAGTGGTGGGGCTATCCGGCGGTGCTGGCCCTCATGGCGGGCGCCTGCCTGGGCCTGCACCGGATGTTCCGGCGCCGGGGCTGGCTGTAG
- a CDS encoding glycerol-3-phosphate dehydrogenase/oxidase gives MSTLQSVPALGTHPTAGANASRAETREQLAKATYDLLVIGGGILGTSVAWHAAQSGLRVAMVDAGDFAGATSSASSKLVHGGLRYLQTGAVKLVAENHHERRVLAKDVAPHLVNPLTFYLPVYKGGPVGAAKLGAGVFAYSALSAFGDGMGKVISPARAVADNPGLKTDNLKAVAVYYDHQMNDSRVAVMTVRAAVESGAVVLNHAEVTGLRKTQGRVTGAELKDRLDGTEFGIDARVVLNATGPWVDHLRRMEDKHSMPSIRLSKGAHIVMKRKSPWKAAMATPIDKYRITFALPWEDQLLLGTTDEVYEGDPADVRATESDIQQILDEAAFSVKDADLDRSLMTYAFAGLRVLPGGPGGVEKAKRETVVSEGAGGMLSVAGGKWTTYRHIGRVVMDKLAKLPGSPLTEDMEPVKSLVRRIALPGVANPNAVAHRLLVDREPGTRMDPLTARHLASHYGSLAFDIARLANEDPALAERIHPDGPEIWAQVAYARDHEWAETVDDVLRRRTTVTIRGLDDDSVKARVEEMLARKA, from the coding sequence ATGAGCACCCTGCAGAGCGTCCCCGCACTGGGTACGCACCCGACCGCCGGCGCGAACGCGAGCCGTGCCGAGACCCGCGAGCAGCTGGCGAAGGCCACGTACGACCTGCTGGTCATCGGTGGTGGAATCCTGGGCACCTCGGTGGCCTGGCACGCCGCGCAGTCGGGGCTGCGGGTTGCCATGGTGGACGCCGGCGACTTCGCCGGCGCCACCTCCTCGGCCTCCTCCAAGCTGGTCCACGGCGGCCTGCGCTACCTGCAGACCGGCGCGGTCAAGCTGGTCGCGGAGAACCACCACGAGCGGCGGGTGCTGGCCAAGGACGTGGCCCCGCACCTGGTCAACCCGCTCACCTTCTACCTGCCGGTCTACAAGGGCGGCCCGGTGGGTGCGGCCAAGCTGGGCGCGGGCGTCTTCGCCTACTCCGCCCTCTCGGCCTTCGGCGACGGCATGGGCAAGGTCATATCCCCGGCCCGTGCCGTCGCCGACAACCCCGGCCTGAAGACCGACAACCTCAAGGCCGTCGCGGTCTACTACGACCACCAGATGAACGACTCCCGCGTCGCCGTCATGACGGTGCGCGCGGCCGTCGAGTCGGGCGCGGTCGTCCTCAACCACGCCGAGGTCACCGGCCTGCGCAAGACGCAGGGCCGGGTCACCGGCGCCGAGCTCAAGGACCGCCTGGACGGCACCGAGTTCGGGATCGACGCGCGCGTGGTGCTGAACGCCACCGGCCCGTGGGTGGACCACCTGCGGCGCATGGAGGACAAGCACTCGATGCCGTCGATCCGCCTCTCCAAGGGCGCGCACATCGTCATGAAGCGCAAGTCGCCGTGGAAGGCCGCCATGGCCACCCCGATCGACAAGTACCGCATCACCTTCGCCCTCCCCTGGGAGGACCAGCTGCTGCTCGGCACCACCGACGAGGTGTACGAGGGCGACCCGGCGGACGTGCGCGCCACCGAGTCCGACATCCAGCAGATCCTGGACGAGGCGGCCTTCTCGGTGAAGGACGCCGACCTCGACCGCTCGCTGATGACCTACGCCTTCGCGGGCCTGCGCGTGCTGCCCGGCGGCCCCGGCGGCGTCGAGAAGGCCAAGCGCGAGACCGTCGTCTCCGAGGGCGCGGGCGGCATGCTGTCGGTCGCCGGCGGCAAGTGGACCACGTACCGCCACATCGGCCGGGTCGTCATGGACAAGCTCGCAAAGCTCCCGGGCAGCCCGCTGACCGAGGACATGGAGCCCGTGAAGTCCCTGGTGCGCCGGATCGCGCTGCCGGGTGTCGCCAACCCGAACGCGGTCGCGCACCGGCTGCTGGTGGACCGTGAGCCCGGCACCCGGATGGACCCGCTGACCGCGCGCCACCTGGCCTCGCACTACGGCTCCCTGGCCTTCGACATCGCACGCCTCGCGAACGAGGACCCGGCCCTGGCCGAGCGGATCCACCCGGACGGTCCGGAGATCTGGGCGCAGGTCGCCTACGCCCGCGACCACGAGTGGGCCGAGACGGTCGACGACGTGCTGCGCCGCCGTACGACGGTGACCATCCGCGGCCTGGACGACGACTCCGTCAAGGCCCGGGTCGAGGAGATGCTGGCCCGCAAGGCATAG
- a CDS encoding DUF3090 domain-containing protein produces the protein MPRQVFLYDPPDRFVAGTVGLPGRRTFFLQASSGPRVTSVSLEKTQVAALAERMDELLDEVVRRTGGNAPVPAMAPAEAADTAPLDVPVEEEFRVGTMALAWDGEEQRMIVEAQALVELDAESDEDLAEAEERLLQDEENGPPMLRVRLTGAQARAFAKRALDVVNAGRPPCPLCSLPLDPEGHVCPRQNGYRRQA, from the coding sequence GTGCCCCGTCAGGTGTTCCTCTACGACCCGCCGGACCGCTTCGTGGCCGGCACGGTCGGCTTGCCGGGACGCCGTACGTTCTTCCTGCAGGCCTCCTCCGGCCCCCGCGTCACCAGTGTCTCCCTGGAGAAGACCCAGGTCGCCGCACTGGCCGAGCGGATGGACGAGCTGCTGGACGAGGTCGTGCGGCGCACCGGCGGAAACGCCCCGGTCCCGGCCATGGCCCCCGCGGAGGCCGCCGACACCGCCCCGCTGGACGTCCCCGTCGAGGAGGAGTTCCGCGTCGGCACCATGGCCCTGGCCTGGGACGGCGAGGAGCAGCGGATGATCGTCGAGGCCCAGGCCCTGGTGGAGCTCGACGCCGAGTCCGACGAGGACCTCGCCGAGGCGGAGGAGCGGCTGCTCCAGGACGAGGAGAACGGCCCGCCGATGCTGCGGGTCCGCCTCACCGGCGCCCAGGCCCGCGCCTTCGCCAAACGCGCCCTGGACGTGGTCAACGCCGGCCGCCCGCCGTGTCCGCTGTGCAGTCTGCCGCTGGACCCGGAGGGGCACGTGTGCCCGCGCCAGAACGGCTACCGGCGCCAGGCGTGA
- a CDS encoding histidine phosphatase family protein: protein MATLILVRHGRSTANTAGLLAGWTPGVALDERGAEQAAALPGRLAGVPLAAAVTSPLQRCRETLAPLLAARPELELHTDERIGECHYGDWSGRKLSELSEEPLMKIVQQHPSAAAFPGGESMRAMQARAVDAVREWNARIEEREGGDAVFLMCSHGDIIKSLVADALGMHLDLFQRIHVDPCSVTAIRYTPTRPFVFRLGDTGDLGSLVRRPAAPEPVASDKDAEDSGNAVVGGGAGAA from the coding sequence ATGGCCACGCTGATCCTCGTACGACACGGGCGGTCCACCGCCAACACCGCAGGGCTGCTCGCCGGGTGGACTCCCGGCGTGGCCCTCGACGAGCGGGGCGCCGAGCAGGCAGCCGCGCTCCCCGGACGGTTGGCGGGCGTGCCCCTCGCCGCCGCCGTCACCAGCCCGCTGCAGCGCTGCCGGGAGACCCTGGCACCCCTGCTGGCCGCCCGGCCCGAGCTGGAACTCCACACCGACGAGCGGATCGGCGAGTGCCACTACGGCGACTGGTCCGGACGCAAACTCTCGGAACTCTCCGAGGAACCGCTGATGAAGATCGTGCAACAGCACCCTTCGGCGGCCGCCTTCCCCGGCGGGGAGTCCATGCGGGCCATGCAGGCGCGCGCCGTGGACGCCGTACGGGAGTGGAACGCCCGGATCGAGGAGCGGGAGGGCGGTGACGCCGTCTTCCTGATGTGCTCGCACGGCGACATCATCAAGTCCCTCGTCGCGGACGCCCTGGGCATGCACCTGGACCTCTTCCAGCGCATCCACGTCGATCCCTGCTCGGTGACGGCGATCCGCTACACGCCGACCCGCCCGTTCGTGTTCCGGCTCGGCGACACCGGGGACCTCGGCTCCCTCGTGCGGCGACCGGCCGCACCGGAACCGGTCGCCTCCGACAAGGACGCCGAAGACTCCGGGAACGCCGTCGTGGGGGGCGGCGCGGGCGCGGCGTGA
- a CDS encoding PAC2 family protein yields the protein MIELEGVPELIDPVMVAAFEGWNDAGDAASGAVAHLDREWKGEVFAALDAEDYYDFQVNRPTVWLDNGVRKITWPTTRLSVVRIGGAKPRDLVLVRGIEPSMRWRSFCNEILGFAHELGVEMVVILGALLGDTPHTRPVPVSGVTSDADLARTMDLEETKYEGPTGIVGILQEACTHAGVPAVSLWAAVPHYVSQPPNPKATLALLNRLEDLIDIRIPLGELPEDARAWQLGVDQLAAEDSEVAEYVQSLEEARDTADLPEASGDAIAREFERYLRRRDPAAGPAAEPGDGSYLRDTSGGPPRPPKRRPDTSGEDPEPPAGPSAGGDETPDA from the coding sequence GTGATCGAGCTTGAGGGCGTGCCCGAGCTGATCGACCCGGTCATGGTGGCCGCGTTCGAGGGCTGGAACGACGCGGGAGACGCGGCCTCCGGTGCGGTCGCACACCTGGACCGGGAGTGGAAGGGCGAGGTCTTCGCGGCTCTGGACGCCGAGGACTACTACGACTTCCAGGTCAACCGGCCGACGGTGTGGCTGGACAACGGGGTACGGAAGATCACGTGGCCGACGACCCGGCTCTCGGTGGTGCGGATCGGCGGGGCCAAGCCGCGCGACCTGGTGCTGGTGCGCGGCATCGAACCGTCCATGCGGTGGCGGTCGTTCTGCAACGAGATCCTCGGCTTCGCGCACGAGCTGGGCGTCGAGATGGTGGTCATCCTCGGGGCGCTCCTCGGGGACACCCCGCACACCCGGCCGGTGCCGGTGAGCGGGGTCACCTCGGACGCGGACCTGGCGCGGACCATGGACCTGGAGGAGACCAAGTACGAGGGCCCCACGGGCATCGTGGGCATCCTCCAGGAGGCCTGTACGCACGCGGGGGTGCCGGCGGTGTCGCTGTGGGCCGCGGTGCCGCACTACGTGTCGCAGCCGCCGAACCCGAAGGCGACGCTGGCCCTCCTGAACCGGCTGGAGGACCTGATCGACATCAGGATCCCGCTGGGCGAGCTCCCGGAGGACGCCCGCGCGTGGCAGCTGGGCGTGGACCAACTGGCCGCCGAGGACAGCGAGGTGGCGGAGTACGTGCAGAGCCTGGAGGAGGCGCGGGACACCGCCGACCTGCCGGAGGCCTCGGGCGACGCGATCGCACGGGAGTTCGAGAGGTACCTGCGGCGACGGGACCCCGCGGCGGGCCCGGCCGCGGAGCCTGGCGACGGCTCGTACCTGCGGGACACGAGCGGGGGTCCGCCCCGTCCCCCGAAGCGCAGGCCGGACACCTCCGGGGAGGATCCGGAGCCGCCGGCCGGCCCGTCCGCCGGCGGGGACGAGACGCCGGACGCGTGA
- the mshC gene encoding cysteine--1-D-myo-inosityl 2-amino-2-deoxy-alpha-D-glucopyranoside ligase — protein sequence MHAWPASEVPALPGKGRDLQIHDTATQGTITLAPGPVARIYVCGITPYDATHIGHAATYNAFDLVQRVWLDTKRQVHYVQNVTDVDDPLLERALRDGHDWTELAERETALFREDMTALRMLPPQHYIGAVEAIPGIVPLVERLRDAGAAYELEGDIYFSVEADPHFGGVSHLDAEAMRLLSAERGGDPDRAGKKNPLDPMLWMAARPGEPSWDGGSLGRGRPGWHIECVAIALEHLGMGFDIQGGGSDLAFPHHEMGASHAQALTGEFPMAKAYVHAGMVALHGQKMSKSKGNLVFVSALRRAGVDPAAIRLALLSHHYRADWEWTDAVLDEAVARLERWRAAVSRPDGIPADAVLEEVREALANDLDAPAALAAVDRWVELQNATDGDDASAPGLVSRTVDALLGVAL from the coding sequence ATGCATGCCTGGCCCGCTTCTGAGGTCCCCGCCCTTCCCGGCAAGGGCCGCGACCTCCAGATCCACGACACCGCGACCCAGGGGACGATCACCCTCGCCCCCGGTCCCGTCGCCCGCATCTACGTCTGCGGCATCACCCCGTACGACGCGACCCACATCGGTCACGCGGCGACCTACAACGCGTTCGACCTCGTGCAGCGCGTGTGGCTCGACACCAAGCGGCAGGTCCACTACGTCCAGAACGTCACGGACGTGGACGACCCGCTCCTGGAGCGGGCGCTGCGCGACGGCCACGACTGGACCGAGCTGGCCGAGCGCGAGACCGCGCTCTTCCGCGAGGACATGACGGCCCTCAGGATGCTGCCGCCGCAGCACTACATCGGAGCCGTCGAGGCCATACCCGGCATCGTGCCGCTGGTCGAGCGGCTGCGGGACGCGGGAGCCGCGTACGAGCTGGAGGGCGACATCTACTTCTCGGTGGAGGCCGACCCGCACTTCGGCGGTGTCTCCCACCTCGACGCCGAGGCGATGCGGCTCCTTTCGGCGGAGCGGGGCGGTGACCCCGACCGCGCGGGCAAGAAGAACCCGCTGGACCCGATGCTGTGGATGGCGGCGCGTCCGGGCGAGCCGAGCTGGGACGGCGGCTCGCTGGGCCGCGGCCGGCCCGGCTGGCACATCGAGTGCGTCGCGATCGCCCTGGAACACCTGGGCATGGGCTTCGACATCCAGGGCGGCGGCTCCGACCTGGCCTTCCCGCACCACGAGATGGGTGCCTCGCACGCCCAGGCGCTGACGGGCGAGTTCCCGATGGCCAAGGCGTACGTCCACGCCGGCATGGTCGCCCTGCACGGCCAGAAGATGTCGAAGTCGAAGGGCAACCTCGTCTTCGTCTCGGCGCTGCGCCGGGCCGGGGTGGACCCGGCGGCGATCCGCCTGGCCCTGCTCTCGCACCACTACCGGGCGGACTGGGAGTGGACCGACGCCGTCCTCGACGAGGCCGTGGCCCGGCTGGAGCGGTGGCGCGCGGCGGTGTCCCGGCCGGACGGCATCCCCGCGGACGCGGTCCTCGAAGAGGTCCGCGAGGCCCTTGCGAACGACCTGGACGCCCCCGCGGCCCTGGCCGCCGTAGACCGCTGGGTGGAGCTGCAGAACGCCACCGACGGCGACGATGCGTCGGCCCCCGGCCTGGTCTCCCGGACCGTGGACGCCCTCCTGGGCGTGGCCCTGTAG
- a CDS encoding SCO1664 family protein — MPAPERLPAPGVTGQGDMREHGRGHMEELLARGELTVVGRIREASNAVLLCTVTYDGVSADCVYKPVKGERPLWDFPDGNLAQREVAAYLVSEATGWGLVPATVLRDGPYGEGMVQQWIESRRPQEGSPQEELLALVEGEEAGEGWKPVAFADVGEGRTALLVHADDPRLRRLAVLDAVINNGDRKGGHLLPAPDGRIYAIDHGVTFHTEDKLRTLLWGWAGEPLTDEARQALAVLTAELAEGAPLATRLAELITEPELAAVRARVAHLLRTGKHPQPSGQWPAIPWPPV; from the coding sequence GTGCCCGCGCCAGAACGGCTACCGGCGCCAGGCGTGACGGGTCAGGGGGACATGCGGGAGCACGGGCGGGGGCACATGGAGGAACTGCTCGCCAGGGGCGAGCTGACCGTCGTCGGCCGGATCCGCGAGGCGTCCAACGCCGTCCTGCTGTGCACCGTCACGTACGACGGGGTGAGCGCCGACTGCGTCTACAAGCCGGTCAAGGGGGAGCGCCCGCTGTGGGACTTCCCCGACGGGAACCTCGCCCAGCGGGAGGTCGCGGCCTATCTGGTCTCCGAAGCCACCGGATGGGGGCTGGTGCCCGCCACCGTGCTGCGGGACGGCCCCTACGGCGAGGGCATGGTCCAGCAGTGGATCGAGTCCCGGCGGCCGCAGGAGGGCTCCCCGCAGGAAGAGCTCCTCGCGCTCGTCGAGGGCGAGGAGGCCGGCGAGGGGTGGAAGCCCGTGGCCTTCGCCGACGTCGGCGAAGGCCGTACCGCCCTGCTCGTCCACGCCGACGACCCGCGGCTGCGCCGGCTCGCCGTCCTCGACGCCGTGATCAACAACGGCGACCGCAAGGGCGGGCACCTGCTGCCGGCCCCCGACGGACGGATCTACGCCATCGACCACGGCGTGACCTTCCACACCGAGGACAAGCTGCGCACCCTGCTGTGGGGCTGGGCGGGGGAGCCGCTGACGGACGAGGCCCGCCAGGCCCTCGCCGTGCTGACCGCGGAACTGGCCGAGGGAGCGCCGCTCGCCACCCGGCTGGCCGAACTGATCACCGAGCCCGAGCTGGCCGCCGTACGGGCCCGGGTGGCGCACCTGCTGCGCACCGGGAAGCACCCGCAGCCGTCCGGGCAGTGGCCGGCGATCCCGTGGCCACCGGTCTGA